From a single Paenibacillus sp. FSL W8-0426 genomic region:
- a CDS encoding 5'-nucleotidase C-terminal domain-containing protein — MKIWKTYVSLLLTVCLLFGSVSIAAAATDTTTGTGKHITILHTNDTHARAVEASPAMGFAKVAGIADKYRSENPNTLLLDAGDAVHGTTFATLVEGESIVKVMNEIGYQAIVPGNHEFNYGSKRLLELADMMNFPMISANVKKKDGTRLFDPYIIKEVDGVKIGIIALTTPETMYKTNPKNVEGLDITDPAAEAKVLVNEIRGKVDVVVVLGHLGQDASSTDTSFKVVKEVPGIDVFIDGHSHTVLQDGLVSDHGTLIASAGEYTNYVGVIDLWVDGGKVTKKQATLIDETEAKDIKPNEKVAALVSSIQKEQEPILKEEVANTAVHLDGERAQVRAGESNLGDLLADALRDVAQADIALTNGGGIRASIKEGTVTKGDIITVLPFGNQVVSLDVKGADILAALENGVASYPEPSGGFPQVSGIKFSIDASADKGNRVHSVTVGGKALDPEATYKLATNDFTAVGGDEYTMFTKYSISGMYGAMDEALINYMQKLGAVNIKTDGRIKEEAKAPAVQPEKPAAPEPAPTEPKPEPTKPQPSKPETPAKPAPANVYVVKSGDTLYSISKKHGTTWQALQKLNSLKNPHWIYPGQKLKLPAAS; from the coding sequence GCTGCAACGGACACAACTACCGGCACGGGCAAACACATTACGATTCTACATACGAACGACACGCACGCGCGTGCTGTTGAAGCTTCACCGGCCATGGGATTTGCCAAAGTTGCGGGCATTGCGGACAAGTATCGCAGCGAAAATCCCAACACGCTTCTGCTTGATGCCGGCGATGCCGTTCACGGAACAACCTTCGCCACACTGGTCGAAGGCGAGAGCATCGTCAAAGTCATGAACGAAATAGGCTATCAAGCCATCGTTCCGGGCAACCATGAGTTCAATTACGGCTCCAAACGTCTGCTTGAGCTGGCGGATATGATGAATTTCCCGATGATCAGCGCCAACGTGAAGAAAAAAGACGGAACTCGTCTGTTCGATCCATACATCATCAAGGAAGTGGACGGGGTCAAAATCGGGATTATCGCCCTGACCACGCCGGAAACGATGTACAAAACAAATCCGAAAAACGTGGAAGGGCTCGATATTACGGACCCTGCTGCCGAAGCAAAAGTGCTTGTGAATGAAATTCGCGGCAAAGTGGATGTCGTCGTTGTGCTGGGCCACCTTGGACAAGACGCTTCCAGTACGGATACAAGCTTCAAAGTGGTAAAAGAAGTGCCTGGCATTGACGTATTCATCGACGGACACAGTCACACCGTTCTGCAGGACGGCCTCGTATCCGACCATGGAACGCTGATTGCAAGTGCCGGTGAATACACCAACTATGTAGGTGTGATCGACCTGTGGGTAGACGGCGGCAAAGTGACGAAAAAGCAAGCCACGCTGATTGACGAAACCGAAGCCAAAGACATCAAACCCAATGAAAAGGTAGCTGCTCTGGTCAGCTCCATCCAAAAAGAACAAGAGCCTATCCTTAAAGAAGAAGTAGCGAATACGGCGGTACACCTGGACGGCGAACGTGCGCAAGTTCGCGCAGGCGAATCCAATCTGGGCGACCTGCTCGCCGATGCGCTTCGCGACGTTGCCCAAGCAGATATTGCATTGACCAACGGCGGCGGAATTCGCGCTTCCATCAAAGAAGGTACTGTAACCAAAGGTGACATCATCACCGTTCTTCCTTTTGGCAACCAAGTCGTATCGCTCGATGTCAAAGGTGCGGATATCCTTGCAGCACTGGAAAACGGCGTAGCCTCTTATCCTGAGCCAAGCGGCGGCTTCCCGCAAGTATCCGGAATCAAGTTCAGCATCGATGCTTCTGCGGACAAAGGCAACCGTGTTCACTCCGTGACGGTAGGCGGCAAAGCCCTTGATCCGGAAGCTACTTACAAGCTGGCTACCAATGACTTCACAGCGGTAGGCGGGGACGAGTACACCATGTTCACCAAATATTCCATCTCCGGCATGTACGGCGCAATGGATGAAGCATTGATCAACTACATGCAAAAGCTTGGCGCGGTAAATATCAAAACCGATGGGCGTATCAAAGAAGAAGCAAAAGCTCCTGCTGTGCAGCCGGAAAAACCGGCAGCGCCAGAGCCTGCTCCGACCGAGCCTAAACCAGAGCCGACGAAACCGCAACCAAGCAAACCGGAAACACCAGCCAAACCGGCACCAGCCAACGTATATGTCGTTAAATCCGGAGATACCCTGTACTCCATCTCCAAGAAACACGGCACAACTTGGCAAGCTCTGCAAAAACTGAACAGTCTCAAAAACCCTCACTGGATTTATCCAGGACAAAAACTGAAGCTGCCTGCGGCTTCTTAA